From the Bacillus tuaregi genome, one window contains:
- a CDS encoding restriction endonuclease subunit S, with product MNKTLKDSGVEWIGEVPQHWKIERIGNLFKLRNDKVSDLDFEPLSVTKKGIVKQLETAAKSNDHSNRKKVCVNDFVINSRSDRKLSSGISPYNGSVSLINIVLYCNTLEPSFINYLLKNYGFAEEFYRWGTGIVADLWSTNYGRMKKILVAFPPDIEEQKKIADFLDEKVAKIDSLTEKTNISIKELKTYLQSLMFEAITKGLNPKVKMKDTGIEWIGSIPSHWKLSKLKNIFEIKKVIANSLGYDVLSVTQQGLKIKDIESNEGQLSSDYSKYQIVERNDFVMNHMDLLTGWVDCSKYIGVTSPDYRVFRFKGNNEQNSNYYKFLLQACYLNKIFYGYGQGVSNHGRWRLPTDEFLNFYIPIPSLNEQIEIANYLNEKVLKINKLISQKEKLIEGLENYKTSLIYEYVTGKKEVM from the coding sequence ATGAATAAGACACTAAAAGATAGTGGGGTTGAGTGGATAGGTGAAGTACCTCAACATTGGAAAATTGAAAGAATAGGTAACTTATTTAAATTAAGAAATGATAAGGTTTCTGACTTGGATTTTGAACCGTTATCAGTAACTAAAAAGGGAATAGTAAAACAATTAGAGACAGCGGCAAAATCCAATGATCATTCTAATAGAAAAAAGGTTTGTGTAAATGATTTTGTAATAAATTCAAGATCAGATAGAAAATTGTCTTCAGGCATATCACCATATAATGGTTCAGTCTCATTAATAAATATAGTATTATATTGCAACACATTGGAACCTTCATTTATAAATTACTTACTAAAAAATTATGGATTTGCAGAGGAATTTTATCGTTGGGGAACAGGGATTGTTGCTGATTTATGGTCTACCAATTATGGGAGAATGAAAAAGATACTTGTTGCATTTCCGCCAGATATAGAAGAGCAAAAAAAGATAGCAGATTTTCTAGATGAAAAAGTAGCGAAAATAGATTCATTAACTGAGAAAACAAATATCTCTATTAAAGAACTAAAAACATACCTTCAATCACTAATGTTTGAAGCAATAACAAAAGGATTAAATCCTAAAGTAAAGATGAAGGATACTGGAATAGAGTGGATAGGAAGTATACCTAGTCATTGGAAATTGAGTAAATTAAAAAATATATTTGAAATAAAAAAAGTGATCGCAAATAGTTTAGGCTATGATGTACTATCTGTGACACAGCAAGGGTTAAAGATAAAAGATATTGAAAGTAATGAAGGACAACTCTCTTCCGATTACAGTAAGTATCAAATTGTTGAAAGAAACGATTTTGTTATGAATCATATGGATTTATTGACTGGTTGGGTCGATTGTTCAAAATATATTGGAGTCACTAGCCCAGATTATAGAGTATTTCGATTTAAGGGGAACAATGAACAGAATTCAAATTATTATAAATTTTTGTTGCAAGCTTGTTATCTAAATAAAATCTTTTATGGCTATGGTCAAGGAGTTTCTAACCACGGAAGATGGAGACTTCCTACTGATGAGTTTTTAAATTTTTATATACCAATTCCAAGCCTTAATGAACAAATAGAAATAGCGAATTATTTAAATGAAAAAGTATTAAAAATTAATAAGTTAATTTCTCAAAAAGAAAAACTTATCGAGGGATTAGAGAATTATAAAACATCTCTTATATATGAATATGTCACAGGTAAAAAGGAGGTTATGTAG
- a CDS encoding type I restriction-modification system subunit M produces MNEELRRIQTGANIQEKANLIWSIADALRGLYKPHEYGEVILPMTVIKRFHDTLLPTRDKVLETYEKVKHLEVKDGFLQKASGYVFYNISNFTFENLLSDPNNIEENFLAFLHGFSENVQDVLKNFDFEREITKLANNDKLFFIIQEFNAEKAYMGPDKITSTDMGYIFEDLIKKFSESYDEEAGSHFTSRDIIYLMTDLLIAEEKDVLIDEGVAKTVYDQTMGTSQMLSAMEERLKALDAEAEVTTFGQEINEQTYAIAKADTMIRGGNPENMKLGNTLTNDQFEGYTFDYCISNPPFGTDWKSEYKKVKEEHDKGENGRFGVGLPKKNDGQLLFLLNGLSKLKNTGRMAIIHNASALFSGAAGSGESEIRRYVIENDWLEAIIQLPNDSFYNTAISTYIWVLTKNKPKHRIGKVQLIDASNMYEKRRKNIGSKRVDLTPDCRDIIVKAYGDFLDKEYSLGERTVQSKIFDNIDFGYYKVTVESPQFNEDGKVLYKKGKPVADPEKRDTEEIPLKENIQAYFENEIKPFNQDTWLDESKTKIGYEIPLTRLFYKFEQPLKSDEVAKRIKLLEEEIVKTFEALSGQEVEVNE; encoded by the coding sequence ATGAATGAAGAGTTAAGACGTATTCAAACAGGTGCTAATATACAGGAAAAAGCAAATTTAATTTGGAGTATTGCTGATGCTTTAAGAGGCCTATATAAGCCGCATGAGTATGGTGAAGTCATTTTACCGATGACAGTGATTAAACGATTCCATGACACTTTATTGCCTACAAGAGACAAGGTTTTAGAAACATACGAAAAGGTCAAGCACTTAGAAGTAAAAGATGGATTTTTACAAAAAGCATCTGGTTATGTTTTTTATAATATCAGCAATTTCACTTTTGAAAATCTATTATCGGACCCGAATAATATCGAGGAAAATTTCCTTGCGTTCCTACATGGATTTTCCGAAAACGTACAGGATGTTCTAAAGAACTTTGACTTCGAAAGAGAGATTACAAAACTTGCTAATAATGATAAGTTATTTTTTATCATTCAAGAATTCAACGCGGAAAAAGCTTATATGGGTCCTGATAAAATTACAAGTACGGATATGGGTTACATTTTTGAAGATTTAATTAAAAAATTCTCTGAGAGTTATGATGAAGAAGCAGGATCACACTTTACAAGTAGGGATATCATTTATTTAATGACAGACTTACTTATTGCAGAGGAAAAAGATGTTCTTATTGATGAAGGAGTTGCTAAGACAGTATACGATCAAACAATGGGTACTTCCCAGATGCTAAGTGCTATGGAAGAACGATTAAAAGCATTAGATGCAGAAGCCGAAGTAACAACTTTTGGTCAAGAAATAAACGAACAAACATATGCTATTGCGAAAGCAGATACAATGATTCGTGGCGGTAATCCTGAGAATATGAAATTGGGCAATACGTTAACAAATGACCAGTTTGAAGGTTACACATTTGACTACTGTATATCGAATCCTCCATTTGGAACGGATTGGAAATCTGAATATAAAAAGGTTAAGGAAGAACATGATAAAGGTGAGAATGGGCGTTTTGGAGTAGGCTTACCGAAGAAAAATGACGGTCAACTTTTATTTTTACTTAATGGTCTAAGTAAATTGAAAAATACTGGGAGAATGGCAATTATTCATAATGCCTCAGCCCTTTTTAGCGGAGCAGCTGGTAGCGGTGAAAGTGAAATTCGCCGATATGTAATTGAAAATGACTGGTTAGAAGCGATTATTCAGTTACCAAATGATAGCTTCTATAACACAGCAATCTCTACGTATATTTGGGTATTAACGAAAAATAAGCCAAAACATCGAATTGGTAAAGTTCAATTAATAGATGCCTCAAATATGTATGAGAAAAGAAGAAAAAACATTGGTAGTAAACGAGTTGATTTAACACCTGATTGTAGAGATATTATTGTAAAAGCATATGGTGATTTTCTTGATAAAGAATATTCTCTAGGAGAGAGAACTGTACAATCTAAGATATTTGATAATATTGATTTTGGGTACTATAAAGTAACTGTAGAATCTCCACAGTTTAATGAAGATGGAAAGGTATTATATAAAAAAGGAAAGCCTGTAGCTGATCCAGAAAAAAGGGATACTGAAGAGATTCCTTTAAAAGAGAATATTCAAGCATATTTCGAGAATGAAATTAAACCTTTTAATCAAGATACTTGGCTTGACGAAAGTAAAACAAAAATTGGTTATGAAATACCGCTTACTAGACTGTTTTATAAATTTGAACAACCGTTGAAATCTGATGAAGTTGCTAAAAGGATAAAATTGTTAGAAGAGGAAATTGTAAAAACCTTTGAAGCATTATCTGGTCAGGAGGTTGAGGTGAATGAATAA
- a CDS encoding recombinase family protein: MKYGYARVSTMHQDLQVQLKQLENENCDKIYSEKYTGTNKKRPEFQKLIDMLQEGDTLVVTKLDRFARSTQDALEIIKDLFERNIKVHVLNMGVIENTPTGRLIFTIFSAFAEFERDMIVERTQEGKFLAKQKPDFREGRPRKFSRQQINHALSLLENHSYKQVEDMTGISVSTLVRAKKKSKAEQIRTKI, translated from the coding sequence TTGAAATATGGGTATGCAAGAGTAAGTACGATGCATCAGGATTTACAGGTTCAACTGAAACAGTTAGAGAATGAAAACTGTGACAAAATATACTCCGAAAAATATACAGGGACAAACAAAAAGCGGCCTGAATTTCAGAAGTTGATTGATATGTTACAAGAAGGAGACACATTGGTCGTTACAAAATTAGACCGTTTTGCCCGAAGTACACAGGATGCTCTTGAAATCATTAAGGATTTATTTGAACGAAATATTAAAGTTCATGTACTGAATATGGGGGTTATTGAAAATACTCCTACTGGACGGTTAATATTCACGATATTCTCTGCGTTTGCTGAGTTCGAGAGAGACATGATCGTAGAACGAACCCAAGAAGGCAAATTCTTGGCCAAACAGAAACCTGATTTCCGAGAAGGTAGGCCCAGAAAATTTTCACGGCAGCAAATTAATCATGCCTTATCATTACTAGAAAATCATTCGTATAAACAGGTTGAGGATATGACTGGGATTTCAGTATCTACTCTTGTTAGGGCTAAGAAGAAAAGTAAGGCCGAGCAAATCAGAACAAAGATATAA
- a CDS encoding DUF1643 domain-containing protein, with translation MAKRSYDSKLVKIRGIKAGKRQLNSKVEIRTSLRIPLKKGIASCILMNPSTADSFDSDDTINFVTEYIYKNIPEINWIRFYNLYPFYEPKSTKIYDLIHNLTPSEYSTAMNLNRLEIKKTLESTTHLFLGYGQCSGDANDKASYYDIETVKLLSMIEKTYKNDIFVFETSQSNKILIKNKYPRHPNPNNEHFAINHHKCRIKNGSIILI, from the coding sequence ATGGCCAAAAGAAGTTATGACTCCAAACTAGTTAAAATTAGAGGAATAAAGGCAGGAAAGCGTCAACTAAACAGTAAAGTTGAAATTAGAACTTCTCTGAGGATTCCTTTAAAGAAAGGCATTGCATCCTGTATCCTGATGAATCCAAGTACTGCTGATAGCTTTGACTCAGATGATACCATTAACTTTGTTACTGAATACATATATAAGAACATTCCTGAAATCAATTGGATAAGGTTTTATAACCTTTACCCTTTTTATGAACCTAAATCAACCAAGATCTATGATTTAATTCATAATTTAACACCATCAGAATACAGTACTGCAATGAATTTAAATAGACTAGAAATTAAGAAAACACTTGAATCAACAACGCATTTATTTCTTGGTTACGGTCAGTGTAGTGGAGATGCAAATGATAAGGCCAGTTATTATGATATCGAAACAGTTAAGTTACTAAGTATGATTGAGAAGACTTATAAGAATGATATTTTTGTATTCGAAACTTCTCAATCAAATAAAATTCTTATCAAAAATAAATATCCTAGACATCCTAATCCCAATAATGAACACTTTGCTATCAATCATCACAAGTGTCGCATTAAAAACGGATCAATAATACTAATTTAA
- a CDS encoding helix-turn-helix domain-containing protein: MINKKAGKLMREIRKKHNISMIDLANAIQVSQPRLSRIENGQEIQLTVIADFCKYFDIPLSSFFKSIEFEDKESKSLVIDDQLSEMISSLNEEQKVAMYTFVTSLRK, translated from the coding sequence ATGATTAATAAAAAAGCTGGAAAATTAATGCGGGAGATAAGAAAAAAACATAATATTTCAATGATAGATTTAGCAAATGCTATACAAGTCTCACAACCTCGGTTATCAAGAATTGAAAATGGCCAAGAAATTCAATTAACCGTCATTGCTGATTTCTGTAAGTACTTTGATATTCCGTTAAGTTCGTTTTTTAAATCAATAGAATTTGAAGACAAAGAATCGAAAAGTCTGGTCATTGACGATCAACTTAGTGAGATGATTTCTTCATTAAATGAGGAACAAAAAGTCGCTATGTACACGTTTGTAACGTCTTTAAGAAAATAA
- a CDS encoding DnaA N-terminal domain-containing protein: MEWTVVLAKIAEVISKPAYETWFKNTEIEIKDDIVFVKAPNSFTKEWLEGRYKNLIFDSIREVAGRTYEIEIISSDEQTPSNHADFRYTSELTSYDKLKQLVEEQSELILQQQEKIGELEKRIDRLEQLQQNKL; this comes from the coding sequence ATGGAATGGACTGTTGTACTAGCTAAAATTGCTGAAGTTATTTCCAAACCAGCCTACGAAACTTGGTTTAAGAACACTGAAATTGAAATAAAAGATGATATTGTTTTTGTAAAAGCTCCAAACAGTTTTACTAAAGAGTGGTTAGAAGGCCGTTATAAAAACCTTATTTTTGATTCAATCCGAGAAGTCGCGGGAAGAACCTATGAAATTGAAATTATTTCTTCTGATGAGCAGACGCCTTCAAATCATGCTGATTTTCGTTATACAAGTGAATTAACCAGTTATGATAAGTTAAAACAGCTAGTGGAGGAACAGAGCGAGTTAATTCTGCAGCAACAGGAAAAAATAGGCGAATTGGAGAAAAGGATAGATCGGTTGGAACAACTTCAGCAGAATAAATTGTGA